A single genomic interval of Spirosoma linguale DSM 74 harbors:
- a CDS encoding conserved hypothetical protein (KEGG: tau:Tola_1509 hypothetical protein), whose amino-acid sequence MLLTLFIITGLIASTFLFMQQSTFGSNPTATRLDRINRSPNYRDGAFQNLEKTEVMREDASYVGMMRDFFNKAPDNIPPKPLPSVRTDLKALSDSVPTIVWFGHSSYLIKSRGVTILVDPVFSGNASPVSFFGKAFPGSDVYKVEDMPDIDMLVLSHDHYDHLDYLTIKKLIPRVKKFYTALGVGAHLERWGASPDQIIEFDWWESHHVATDIDMTAVPARHFSGRSITRGKTLWTAFALKLHGYSLYLGGDSGYGKHFKEIGDKYGPFDLAILECGQYGKDWPNIHMFPEEVVTAAQDLHAKTVLPVHWAKFSLSVHGWKESVERFTKRAAEQKLDVTTPLIGEPLSVGVNYPKSVWWNY is encoded by the coding sequence ATGCTACTAACACTATTCATTATTACCGGGTTGATTGCCAGCACCTTCCTTTTCATGCAACAAAGCACCTTTGGGAGCAACCCGACCGCCACCCGACTGGACCGAATTAACCGCTCACCAAATTACCGTGATGGCGCTTTTCAAAACCTGGAAAAAACCGAAGTCATGCGTGAAGATGCCTCTTACGTGGGTATGATGCGCGATTTCTTTAATAAAGCACCCGATAACATACCACCCAAACCGTTACCCTCTGTTCGGACTGACCTCAAAGCCCTTTCAGATTCCGTTCCCACCATCGTCTGGTTTGGTCATTCTTCCTATCTCATCAAATCAAGAGGGGTTACTATTCTCGTTGACCCTGTTTTTAGCGGAAACGCGTCGCCCGTTTCGTTTTTCGGCAAGGCGTTCCCGGGTTCCGATGTATACAAAGTGGAAGACATGCCGGATATTGACATGCTGGTACTATCCCACGACCACTACGACCACCTGGATTACTTAACGATCAAGAAGCTTATTCCCCGAGTCAAAAAGTTTTATACAGCGCTTGGCGTAGGGGCTCACCTTGAACGCTGGGGTGCCTCCCCCGATCAGATCATTGAATTTGATTGGTGGGAAAGTCATCATGTTGCCACCGATATTGACATGACGGCAGTACCCGCCCGCCACTTTTCGGGTCGCAGTATCACACGGGGCAAAACGCTGTGGACCGCTTTTGCGCTAAAGCTTCACGGTTATTCGCTGTATCTGGGTGGCGATTCAGGCTACGGCAAGCACTTCAAAGAAATCGGCGATAAATACGGCCCGTTCGATCTAGCCATCCTCGAATGCGGGCAGTACGGGAAAGACTGGCCCAATATTCACATGTTTCCCGAAGAGGTAGTCACGGCCGCACAGGACCTGCATGCCAAAACGGTTTTGCCCGTTCACTGGGCTAAATTCTCCCTTTCCGTTCACGGCTGGAAAGAGTCGGTTGAACGGTTTACCAAGCGAGCCGCCGAACAAAAACTGGACGTTACCACCCCTCTGATTGGGGAGCCATTGTCAGTAGGTGTTAACTACCCTAAATCAGTTTGGTGGAATTACTAG
- a CDS encoding 6-pyruvoyl tetrahydropterin synthase and hypothetical protein (PFAM: 6-pyruvoyl tetrahydropterin synthase and hypothetical protein~KEGG: Pts; 6-pyruvoyl-tetrahydropterin synthase; K01737 6-pyruvoyl tetrahydrobiopterin synthase) codes for MDNSRASAPRVAVFRKEHFNAAHRLNNPNWSDEKNTRVYGKCNNPNYHGHNYELIVQVIGPIDDETGYVIDMKLLSDLIKEHVTDRFDHKNLNLDTEEFADLNPSAENIAIVIYNILRNQLSEGLDLKIRLYETERNFVEYPV; via the coding sequence ATGGATAATTCTCGGGCCAGTGCCCCACGGGTTGCGGTGTTTCGAAAGGAACATTTCAACGCGGCTCATCGTCTGAACAACCCTAATTGGTCGGATGAGAAAAACACGCGGGTTTACGGCAAATGCAACAATCCCAACTACCACGGGCACAACTATGAGTTGATTGTGCAGGTTATCGGCCCTATTGATGACGAAACGGGCTATGTCATCGACATGAAACTGCTCAGCGATCTGATCAAAGAACACGTTACGGATCGGTTCGACCATAAGAATTTGAACCTGGATACTGAAGAATTTGCCGACTTGAATCCATCGGCCGAAAACATTGCCATCGTTATCTATAACATTTTACGCAATCAGCTAAGCGAGGGCTTAGACCTTAAAATCAGACTGTATGAAACTGAACGGAACTTCGTCGAATACCCCGTCTAA
- a CDS encoding GTP cyclohydrolase I (KEGG: sed:SeD_A2542 GTP cyclohydrolase I~TIGRFAM: GTP cyclohydrolase I~PFAM: GTP cyclohydrolase I), protein MNGQPVNGNHKNGYALDGDYTDELVDEIGDAHGATSIDTPMRPDAFVLDDALKIDLIEEHFREIMTILGLDLTDDSLKGSPRRVAKMYVNEVFSGLNPANKPKSTLFDNKFRYNEMLVEKDITVQTYCEHHFVPILGKAHVAYISSGKVIGLSKLNRIVEYFSKRPQVQERLTVQIAEELKRVLETEDVAVIIDAKHLCVSTRGVHDVNSSTITSSYGGKFSEEATKQELLRFVTQPSVSI, encoded by the coding sequence TTGAATGGTCAACCAGTAAATGGTAACCACAAAAATGGATATGCACTGGATGGAGATTATACCGACGAATTAGTGGATGAAATCGGTGATGCTCATGGAGCAACCTCCATTGATACACCAATGCGTCCTGATGCCTTTGTCCTTGACGATGCATTGAAGATTGACCTCATCGAAGAACATTTTCGGGAGATAATGACCATTCTGGGTCTCGACCTAACCGACGACAGTCTGAAAGGTTCACCTCGTCGCGTGGCTAAAATGTATGTGAATGAGGTATTTAGCGGATTAAACCCTGCTAACAAGCCTAAATCGACCTTGTTCGATAATAAGTTTCGGTACAACGAAATGCTGGTAGAGAAAGACATTACCGTTCAGACCTACTGTGAGCACCATTTTGTGCCCATTCTTGGCAAAGCACATGTCGCCTATATTTCCAGTGGTAAGGTCATTGGCTTGTCGAAACTGAATCGGATCGTTGAGTATTTTAGCAAGCGGCCTCAGGTTCAGGAGCGTTTAACGGTGCAGATTGCCGAAGAACTGAAGCGTGTTCTGGAAACAGAAGATGTAGCGGTGATCATTGACGCCAAGCACTTGTGTGTATCTACCAGAGGTGTACACGACGTGAATAGCTCTACCATTACGTCTTCGTACGGTGGTAAGTTTTCTGAAGAAGCCACTAAACAGGAACTTCTCCGTTTCGTGACGCAGCCCAGTGTGAGTATTTAA
- a CDS encoding short-chain dehydrogenase/reductase SDR (PFAM: short-chain dehydrogenase/reductase SDR~KEGG: azc:AZC_3534 short-chain dehydrogenase) → MQGKNILIIGASSGIGHALALQLQGQGATLFTAGRTQPEGIQSTHMVWDITKIPAVDALTQLPDTLHGLVYCPGSINLKPFQRLTLDDYRRDFELNVLGAVSAIHASYAVIKKSKSASIILFSTVAAKLGMGMHSSVSVAKSAVEGLGKSLAAELAPFNVRVNVLAPSLTDTPLAGFLLGDETKREAANKRHPLNRYGTPEDIAGMAAYLLTDQASWITGQVIGIDGGMGSLK, encoded by the coding sequence ATGCAGGGTAAAAATATTCTAATCATTGGAGCGAGTTCGGGTATAGGGCATGCGTTAGCGCTACAACTACAGGGTCAGGGAGCTACGCTTTTTACCGCCGGTCGAACCCAGCCCGAAGGTATTCAGTCTACGCATATGGTATGGGATATTACCAAAATCCCCGCTGTCGATGCACTGACTCAACTTCCCGACACGCTCCATGGTCTGGTATATTGCCCCGGCTCCATTAATCTAAAACCGTTCCAACGGCTTACCCTTGACGATTATCGTCGTGATTTCGAACTGAACGTGCTCGGCGCGGTGAGTGCTATTCACGCGAGCTATGCCGTTATCAAAAAATCAAAATCAGCCAGTATTATTCTTTTCAGTACAGTTGCGGCCAAACTGGGAATGGGTATGCATTCGTCCGTATCGGTGGCTAAATCGGCCGTTGAAGGACTAGGCAAATCGCTGGCGGCTGAGTTGGCACCGTTCAACGTCCGGGTAAACGTGCTGGCACCTTCCCTGACCGATACGCCTTTAGCGGGTTTCCTGCTGGGGGATGAAACCAAACGGGAGGCTGCCAACAAACGGCATCCGCTCAATCGGTACGGTACGCCCGAAGACATTGCAGGCATGGCCGCTTACCTGCTCACCGATCAGGCAAGCTGGATAACTGGCCAGGTTATCGGCATTGATGGCGGCATGGGGAGTTTGAAGTAA